atatcgatacttgtcgaggacaacacacattcattcgaatacgacgatcaagaaataagaacatataataaaaccgtgctattaaaagtttacacaTTAATACAATAAATAAACTTAAACTCACCATTtttcaaatttttttaatttttgttctCGCGTCGCGCCTGGTTGTCGGTTGGTTTTGAATAGAAGACATCGGAATCCGATAGAACCTAATATCGACATACAAGTGCACGGTTGCATTTGCCAATTTTTTGCAATTAAgtaaaaatataattaaatggCTTGTAAACAAATCTGAAATGCaggaaaataaattaaacaaaacgTTTGCTGTACTACGATAAATTAATTTGGCTGTTTTTTGCCAAAATGTTTTTCTATTTTCCAATTGGCAACGCGATTATCATATGTGCGGGTGGACTCGATACCGGTATCGATACCTTCACCACTTTTTCCCCCGCCGCGCGACTAGTTGTGTGTTCctcaaaatatttatttttgaaaaCACTGTTCTTTCAGAGTTTCAGTTAAATATTAAATCCAAATTGGTAACAGCGTGCCAAAAAGCGAGCGGAAGTTTTTGGCCTGGTTTTCAGCGTTCTTTCTGTTTCTCTGCACCCGTCCGCGTCGTTCaggtgtatctgtgtatctgcaTCTAGGTTAAATTCGCGAGTGTGTTACAAAATGATGGAAAGTGTGCAAAAAAACCACCAGAAAGAGATACAAAAATTGACTAACTAATCCGCGGCCTGGGGTTCGTTCGATGAAAAGCGAAACCTGTGCGAAAAAAGAAAGCGAGTTTCCACTGTAAGCCCCTACaagatttaaaaaataaaataaacaaaactGCGATATAAATCACAATTTCAGCTGAATAGGCGGGTAAAAAATAAAcattgtttggttttttttcgtGTTGCATTGAAAGGCAAGGCGAAATTTCATGCTGTTGCCACCAAATGCTTACTCATGATCGGCGGGGCCTTTCATACAAGCTCGTATTTCCCCCACGACCCACGATCCACGATCCGTATCCCCGACTCAGAGACGCGCAGGGCAGATTCAGACTTTGCCCAGACTTTGCTCTTTGGCTGTGGCTCATCTGGCATTTCCTGAACGACAGCCGACCGCCGACAGCCCGCCTGGCAACAGAAacagacagaggcagagacgcTCTACAAAAAAAACAGCTGGCCAGCTAAGCCGTGCCAAGGGGTGAAATGCATGAAGGCTCACACCTGAGTCCGTTAAACGAGATCTGCCAGATACATATCATGGCAtaagtgtgcgtgtgtgtgtgtgtgagtgtgtctGGGAGAGTAGTTTGCCAGCCTTTTCATACCCACACAGCAACAGGAGACTGCGTACCTGAGCCACGTTCACGTTAATGGCCATCGCAAATATTGCAAAAGCGAACTGAGACTCAGACTGGTACGGTGCTACCTGTGTTTGAGCACCGAGCTCTTTGGCTGTGGAGATAGTCTCACCTTTCGTTGGCAATGTACTCGCAAGTACTGACGAgtacagacacacacacaagtaCAAGTGCTAATTTAGTTATCACAAATTTTGATTTGATTAAATTTTATCTAATTGCGACGCACAAGCagacagagggacagagacagagtaCAGTGTACAGTGAGtactgcccccccccccccccccacacacacacaatcagTTGTTGGCTTGGCTTTTTGCAAAATATAATCGTAAACTGACGCAGAATCGTTCAACTGTCAGGTGAGATACGGCATACGGCATACGGCAGCGCGCAGTCGTTGAAAAGAGAGAGCCAAGTCAGTCCGTTGAAGAAGCGCGCCCCGATCGCTACTAAAATTCATTATATCGAATCGATCCGACACGCGCCCTTCCCACTCCCAGTCCCCCGGCCGTTCCGATTTCGGTGGGTGTCTCCCACCAGTTGCCGCCTCTTTTGGCGTCACTAATGCCTGACCGACCGCCAGAATATTCGTTCGATtgaaacacacaaaaaacccaaacacaaacacacgatCTActcaaacaaaaacaaaaacaataaacCCTCGAATGCGTGATTTTagtatttgtttttatattcgCCTGAAAACTGAAAATCCACAATCAACCCGATCAGCAAACGAATAATAACCAAAATAATAATCAAGTTCTCTTCGCCTCGTCATTCAGTTCTATTTAGTCAGTCGTCGGCGCTGAAAGTGCACTGTGCTCTCCACTCCTCTCCGGTTGGGGTTGGGGATCGATCGGCTCTGTCTCCAGGGGCTCTCCAGATAAAGTGCTCGCCAGAACTGAAACCAAAGAACTCTAGAAGTAAAGGAGCAAGGAAAGCCATACATCtgacagatacagatacgagCACGCACCCACACCCTCATCGACAACAGCATCACCACCGCAAACAAAATGCTGAAGACAAAATCAAGTGACGACAAACTGGATACGCTCCTGTCGCGCAGCGTAGTGCCGATCATCGATCTGGCACACTGTGGTGAGTACTTCTACATCTTCCCAGGGGCAGATTCTAGTCCATTCGTTGAATACTGCTGTAGAAATGTCCCATAAGCGAATGGAGTCACTGAATGCGAAATGGCCATTAACACGTGAACGTCGAGTGCAACATTCTAGTAAAATTCCACAATTGTGTGGTATCCCTCTGGACTCAAGGCAGTTCAGAGCTTCATAGCCTTCGTAGCATTCCGGTAATTAACTACAATCTcagctgctactgctgctgccgctgccgactGAGTCATCTGTCCACTGTTTTGGGTGACTGTGCGGTGTGCGTGATCCGTCCATGGCTCTCCTCTCCCTTAATTGCAGTGATTTGATTCCGCCGTGTTTCGTGGTGTTTTTGTGGAGTTCAAGCAACGTCGTAGTTAATTGAAAGTAATTATTGACTTGTGCAACTGACACCTGCACCTGAGACCCTCTTGCCATAGAATctctacatatatacatacttaGGTATTGCCGAAGACTTTACAGTCATCGTCATAGATATCGTACAAAACAATCTCATATTCGGGGAATGAATAAACATTGATTCCAGGAAACGGATATATTTGTAATTCGTCTGTATTTTTGTTGATTGTCGAGCTTGCAATTCTAGATGGCTGGTTCTTGTGATAGAACGGACCAGAAGTACCCCTGTCTCAATCACTATTGACCTTCTATCTCTTTCAAGCACCGAAAAACCATCACAGATCAGAGCCATTGACCCCCAAACAACAATTTAATCGTTGTCTCGATGTGTTTTGATGTCATCGGAACTTCAATTGGATATTTCTTGTTTTAtttagttttgttttgcttGGCTCCGACTTGGAAAGGTTTTTGAACTACGATACACActcgtatatatgtacatatgtatatgattATAGAGTGGAGTGGTTTGTGGAATTTTTTCGCTGGTCCCACAAAATGGAGCGACATGCGAGCAGTGCGGAAACTCAAACAAAACGCATCATCACAGTGCGTGTATTTACATTTATTTGTGTTACGAAACCTGATTTTGTTGAAAATTATTGTGCGGTGTTGTGAGACCTGCACTGGAGGCCAGTCGACAAGGGGAGTTGTTTGTTTGCTTGGGTAGTATTTCCCGGCTGGAATTCTCTCAGTGCACAGTTTTGGGGACACTGACGCATTTGGTCAAGTGAATCCCTGGCACGTCATCAGACATCGATTCAGCTACCGCATTGGGCCACTTCCCACTTGACAAATAAATGCCATAAAAAcactaccaaaaaaaaacccaacacTGCGAGCATATTAAGTGGCTCTGCAACCGATTGAAACCAGCTTAAACCTGTTGATTCTCGGTTGTTGAAGCTGACGTGTCTGGCGCTTGGTATTGGCTcgtctctctgctgctggccagACTTCTGCGGGTTTTCTCCTGACCCTATGTTAATGTGATCCAAAAAATTCAGAATGAATTGAGTTCTCAGCGGATCTTCGCGGACAGACCTGACAGCTGGCCAAGCAGCACGGAAGCCTTCAACCATCATTTTGCGCTTATTTTTCACACTCAACGTTTTGCGGCTCCAAATTGATGCTAAGCTTTATTGATAGGTACAAATATGAGTAGTATTCTGTATTCTGTTTACtgcctgccagacaaattaccTTCTTCGATGCCGTTGACTTTTGTATTCTCAATGCCATTGGAATTATTATTTCCATTGGCCGCACATCTGCAAACCATTCTGCCCCATGCAGGGAAAACCACTTTTCCTGGCCCGCAATTCAGTTTGCTATAAATAAATTATAGCCAATGCACGGCCATACTCCTCTGCAAAATTCCGCAACTAAATTGCTGCCATAATAGCCGTATACTATATATGTTTCGATAGCAAATAGGTCTATAAATATTGAATTAAAAATTGCCAGCCAATGATATTTGGGTTTTTCGCTTGGCGAGCGGTTAAATCTATTTGTATCTTTCCAatgatacatacatatgtaccttGAATGGAACTTATTAGAACCATGGAAGCAATTGAATTACAGACAAAGGGAATGCCTAGAGCACGACTGAAAGTTAATGGCTGGCCATAAATGCATAAAAGCCAATCAATTTTCAACGATTGAATTGTACGATACGTAAACAGAAAATATGTACCAATACCCATGCCAAAAGCATGTGGAAAGCAAACAGAGTCGAGAAATTTCTGTTTTTGTATGTGTAGTGCTCTTTGGCTGCGTTCCACGACTGCGAGCCGAGATGATCTTCAAACGAATTGGCCTCCCCATTGGAGGGGGGAACTACTCGTATTCAGTTGCTATTCTACTGACTCAATTAGCTAAATTAGCAACAAGTTAGCACTAACAACTCGTACTACATGTACATGTACGCGAATGTGGCATCTGTGGCAATTGAAAATGGCAAATTGAAAAGCGACTCGCATCCCAATTGGCGCCTAATTGAATTGCATGCAAACAGAAACCGCACAccagaaaaaaacaacaaaaactgaATTATAAAACCTTAAAAATACTACAGGACCGACTTCTAATGAAAACGAAAGGCGATATGTAGTGTCGTCAATTGAATTCATTCAATTCATCGCCCGACTGACCTCCCTGtgcctcatcatcatcatcatcatcattattcgGAACATCATCTGGGCTCTGTCTCTGGGGGGCCTTCAATGCCTCCCATCTGTAAGCGGGCAGTGGAAGGGAAGAGCACTTTCCAGCAATTGCCGCCTGGCGACAGTACACTTAGTGATAAGAGCTGGAACGCAACACAACGTAATTGTTATTAACTGTGAAATTCTGATACTGAAATCGCTTATCAGCCTTCCGAGTATGTGAAAGAGTGCGTCATGGGCAGAAAGCTCTAGCTGAAGCTCTAGCTCCAGCTCTAACGTAGGAACCTAAAAATAGATGTCCCACACGCCCTGTGTGTACCCCCTATAGGtgggatatacatatgtatggacATAATTATTTTGCATTCACCGTGCATTCATTCATAGCGATCGAAAGTAGAAGGCAGAGGGAGGAGGGCTGGCGAAGGCCCCAGTCGGGTCATGGGGAAAACCCCACATTTGATATCTTGAAGAGCAGACACTTCCAGATAAAAAAGTGACGAGTATCTTGGGGCGGGCTCTGGCACGGCAGGGTCGCGTGCTGAATGGCGAAATGGACTTCCGCTGCGGTTTTCCTTGCATTttctattttctatttaatttTCCGCTGCGCACACTGCCATACTGCCACACTGTCGTGGCCATTATCGGTAACGCCATCCGCTCGCATTGAAATTGATTGCATTTACTACCTTTATTGCTTTCTTGCCTTCTTGTGTGGCATGGCAATGAAAGTGTGCCGCCAGCTGTGGGGTCTTTCGGGGTTGGTCGATGATTGTCTAAGGCGATACGACTGCTGGACGGGACGCTTACGTTGTGTTGGGTAAGCGGCACGTGGATAGCTGCTCAGCCACGCTTCTCAATGGGCAAGCCGTGACATTCAAATCATTTAAAGCATTCAAGTGCCCGAGAGTCGGTTATTTATGGCAGGTGTTCCATATATGTGTGTAGGTGTGCCATAAACACACGGCCATTACCCGTACTTTAAGATTGCCAGCTAGCGGTGATACTTGTATTTCCAAGAACTCGTAAAACAATTGACGATTAAGTGGAGGTTCCGCTGGCCATTCCCACGCCAGCTAATCGTGCTTATTTTCTCCTTTGTTGTATTTTCCAGGCATTGAGGAGGTGCCTGTCAAGTCTGTGGTCAATCGCGTGGGCCACCAGCTGAAAAAGGCCCTGTCCGAGAAGGGTATGGCTCTGCTGGTCAACCATGGCATATCCGACGAGAAGGTAAGCGACGCGACGCCATCATACATCAGCGAATATCGAGCTCTAATTATTGTCTGCTTTCAGCTTAAGACTGCCTGGGATCATTTGGATGATTTTGTGGACCTACCGCCGGACGTCAAGCAGCACTACATCCGCACAGATGGCGACAAGCATGGCTATGTGAGTCGCGGCCAGGATCGGTACGCCGGGAAGCCCGGTGCCCCCGAGCTGCGTCATGCATTCAACATTTGCACACTGAATGCCAAGAATCTGCCAGAAGAGCCGCTGCCCGGATTCGCGGACCACATCAGCACACTGGCCACGGACTTCAAGGCGCTGGCCAGCTTCATTCTGCAGTCGCTGGCCGTCTCCCTGGACATTCCGTCCACGTTCTTCCTCGAAAAGCACTCACACATGCTGTCCGGCGACCACGACAACATGACCTCCCTGCGAATGCTCTACTACCCCCCGATCGTGGACGACGAGCCCGGCCAGAACGACTCCATCAGGGGTCGCTGCCTCTACAGCTACCAGCGCTGTCTGTCCAACCAGCCGGACTTCCGTCCCGAGAACAATCCCCGCGACGAAGCGGAGCTCAATGAGCTGGACGGGCCCAATGGCCAGGTCTTCGAGCACAAGCTTGGAAACGGAGCTGTCATCACCTGCCCACCACATGTGGACTACGGCACGTTTACTCTGCTGGCCCAGGACTCGGAGGGTGGCCTGGAGGTGAAGCTACCCGGCAGTGAAAAATGGCATCGCGTTGGCCATTTGCCCGGCTCCATTCTGGTCAACTGCGGCCAAATCCTGAACACTTGGACCCAGGATCGCTATCCCGCCTTGGTGAGCCTTGCCCAACCGATGGACTAAATAAATGTTCGCAGCTAATGTGGATTTTGATCTATTTTGAATGCAGCAACACCGCGTCGTTGTGCCTGAACAGGAGTCGGTACGGTCTCGGGGCAGGCACTCTATTGCCCTCTTCTGCCATCCGGATAACATAACCATGATATCGCCCAGCGATCTGCCCAATCCAGATGCCGCCCAGGACGTGTGTCTCAAGCAGCGCAAGAAGTCCTTCAAGGCGGCGAAAGAAAGGTGAGCGATTCGATTCAATTCAAATCAATTTCCTGTACTAATATTATTTTCCCCTGTTTTGCTTTTTTCTGTTTCGCTGCTTGGCTTATCGTCGGACGAATGATGGGCCGTAAATTTCTTAGAGTCTACAATGCATATCAGTTAATACAAAAAAAGTTTAGAGATACGTATAGCAATAACAATCACTCATAACGAGGGGCACCACACGGCCTCTGCCCCACCTGTCGCATCTCTACCTGAGCAGAAATGAAGATCTTCGTGTGGATGGGTGTAACGAGTAGAGTGAAAAGAATGAAAGAGCACAACACAATTGATGTTTTGAAcctttttattattattactttATTCCATACGATTGTAATTGCTTCATTTCTTGAATGTACTCGTACACGGGTACACCACatacaatacatacatacatacatacatacatacatacatacatatgtacatgcatatcaTTTCCCTTtgtataataaatatatatataatataatatagtTTCCACTGACAAAACGCTTGTTAACATTTACCAAAGTCGAGAGAGCGCGAGAGAGAGTTTGTCTCTCGGTTCTCTCGCTTGTGAAACTTGGAAGGTATCTCAGCTCCGATTCCGAAAATTGACCCACAATCGACAATCGCAGCCACCAACAGATttgtatatactcgtattttcCACAAATTAATTAACATTCTGATGTTCGTACCCGTTTGCTACCACGTTTCCTCGACGTACAATAATATTTGTATTACATATTTAACGGGCCACAGGGCCACAGAGTTACGTATAATTCTACAAGTTTGCACATTTATTGGTAATTACTTATTGCAATAATGTGGTCTGCCGTTCTCCGGTTTTAATGCTTTCCCACCACATATTGTACACATCAATAATACACACGGATACGAGTATTTTTAACAATTATTTTaccattattattattgctcACAATTTGTAATTTCATTACAAAATATTGTAAGCTTTAGCTCAACGTTTCTCTTGGACATTTATTTGATAGCGATTCTGTTTTGGCTTCTTGTTTAttctttatttattattttgtgTGACATCTATTGGCTACACACAAGATACACACGATAGATTTAGGGATTCAATCTTCTACACACACagatctacatacatatatacaattACAGACACGGTCAAAGCTTAGGTAAATTGTATTTCAA
This region of Drosophila miranda strain MSH22 chromosome 2, D.miranda_PacBio2.1, whole genome shotgun sequence genomic DNA includes:
- the LOC108156789 gene encoding gibberellin 20 oxidase 1, coding for MLKTKSSDDKLDTLLSRSVVPIIDLAHCGIEEVPVKSVVNRVGHQLKKALSEKGMALLVNHGISDEKLKTAWDHLDDFVDLPPDVKQHYIRTDGDKHGYVSRGQDRYAGKPGAPELRHAFNICTLNAKNLPEEPLPGFADHISTLATDFKALASFILQSLAVSLDIPSTFFLEKHSHMLSGDHDNMTSLRMLYYPPIVDDEPGQNDSIRGRCLYSYQRCLSNQPDFRPENNPRDEAELNELDGPNGQVFEHKLGNGAVITCPPHVDYGTFTLLAQDSEGGLEVKLPGSEKWHRVGHLPGSILVNCGQILNTWTQDRYPALQHRVVVPEQESVRSRGRHSIALFCHPDNITMISPSDLPNPDAAQDVCLKQRKKSFKAAKERVYNAYQLIQKKFRDTYSNNNHS